Proteins from a single region of Nocardioides anomalus:
- the recR gene encoding recombination mediator RecR, whose translation MYEGVVQDLIDELGRLPGVGPKSAQRIAFHLLQAEEPDVRRLADVLIEVKARVKFCSICFNVSEDDLCRICRDPRRDQTVLCVVEEYKDVVAIERTREFRGRYHVLGGAISPIDGIGPEQLRVRELMVRLSDGTVTELILATDPNLEGEATATYLTRMLKDLDLTVTRLASGLPVGGDLEYADEVTLGRALAGRRSAQ comes from the coding sequence TTGTACGAAGGTGTGGTCCAGGACCTCATCGACGAGCTCGGCCGACTGCCGGGCGTGGGCCCCAAGAGCGCCCAGCGGATCGCGTTCCACCTCCTCCAGGCCGAGGAGCCCGACGTGCGCCGGCTCGCCGACGTGCTCATCGAGGTCAAGGCGCGGGTGAAGTTCTGCTCGATCTGCTTCAACGTCTCCGAGGACGACCTGTGCCGCATCTGCCGCGACCCGCGGCGCGACCAGACCGTGCTGTGCGTGGTCGAGGAGTACAAGGACGTCGTGGCCATCGAGCGGACCCGCGAGTTCCGCGGCCGCTACCACGTCCTGGGCGGCGCGATCTCGCCGATCGACGGCATCGGCCCCGAGCAGCTGCGGGTGCGCGAGCTGATGGTGCGCCTGTCCGACGGCACGGTCACCGAGCTGATCCTGGCCACCGATCCCAACCTGGAGGGTGAGGCGACAGCGACCTACCTCACCCGTATGTTGAAGGACCTCGACCTCACGGTCACCCGGCTCGCGAGCGGGCTGCCGGTCGGCGGCGACCTGGAGTACGCCGACGAGGTCACCCTCGGACGAGCCCTCGCGGGAAGGCGGAGTGCCCAGTGA
- a CDS encoding ArsA family ATPase — translation MTRSRPRVGPLAAPGSSAGTLDVDALLDDPATGIIVCCGSGGVGKTTTSAALALRAAERGRRVVVLTIDPARRLAQSLGIAALDNTPRPVADAGRDGGSLDAMMLDMKRTFDEVVESQATPEKARQILENPFYVALSSSFAGTQEYMAMEKLGQLQRDARAAGTYDLIVVDTPPSRSALDFLDAPERLSSFLDGRFVRLLLAPARGPAKLMTAGLGIVTGALSKILGGQFLTDLQTFVAALDTVFGGFRARAQQTYALLQAPGTAFLVIAAPEPDALREAEYFVERLSEDQMPLAGLVVNRATPAAPGDLSAEEAQAAATRLRRTGDSTTAPLTAGLLRLHADRARLVEREAVLRARFAAAHPSVATAVVPALAGDVHDLDGLRTVGALLAGDGAGDGPDRA, via the coding sequence GTGACGCGCTCGCGCCCGCGGGTCGGCCCGCTCGCCGCGCCGGGCTCCAGCGCCGGGACGCTCGACGTCGACGCGCTCCTCGACGACCCGGCCACCGGGATCATCGTGTGCTGCGGCTCCGGCGGCGTCGGCAAGACCACGACCTCCGCGGCACTGGCCCTGCGCGCCGCCGAGCGCGGGCGCCGGGTCGTGGTGCTGACCATCGACCCGGCCCGCCGGCTGGCCCAGTCCCTCGGGATCGCCGCCCTCGACAACACCCCCCGCCCGGTCGCCGACGCCGGCCGCGACGGCGGCTCGCTCGACGCGATGATGCTGGACATGAAGCGGACCTTCGATGAGGTCGTGGAGTCCCAGGCCACCCCGGAGAAGGCCCGCCAGATCCTGGAGAACCCGTTCTACGTCGCGCTCTCGTCGTCCTTCGCCGGCACCCAGGAGTACATGGCGATGGAGAAGCTCGGCCAGCTCCAGCGCGACGCCCGCGCGGCCGGCACCTACGACCTCATCGTCGTCGACACCCCGCCCTCGCGCTCGGCGCTGGACTTCCTGGACGCCCCCGAGCGGCTCTCGTCGTTCCTGGACGGACGCTTCGTCCGGCTGCTGCTGGCGCCGGCCCGCGGCCCGGCCAAGCTGATGACGGCCGGCCTCGGCATCGTGACCGGCGCGCTGTCGAAGATCCTCGGCGGGCAGTTCCTCACCGATCTCCAGACCTTCGTGGCCGCCCTGGACACGGTCTTCGGCGGCTTCCGGGCCCGCGCCCAGCAGACCTACGCGCTGCTCCAGGCGCCCGGCACGGCCTTCCTCGTGATCGCCGCGCCCGAGCCCGACGCGCTGCGGGAGGCGGAGTACTTCGTCGAGCGGCTCAGCGAGGACCAGATGCCGCTCGCCGGCCTGGTCGTCAACCGCGCCACCCCGGCCGCGCCCGGCGACCTGAGCGCCGAGGAGGCGCAGGCCGCCGCCACCCGCCTGCGCCGCACGGGCGACTCCACCACCGCGCCGCTGACCGCCGGCCTGCTGCGGCTGCACGCCGACCGCGCCCGGCTGGTCGAGCGCGAGGCGGTGCTGCGCGCACGCTTCGCCGCCGCCCACCCGTCGGTCGCCACCGCGGTCGTCCCGGCCCTCGCCGGCGACGTGCACGACCTGGACGGACTGCGCACCGTGGGTGCGCTGCTGGCTGGCGACGGGGCCGGTGACGGGCCCGACCGGGCCTGA
- a CDS encoding ArsA-related P-loop ATPase, with the protein MTDWPHVQLHVVTGKGGTGKSTVAASLALALASHGQDVLLCEVEGRQGIARMFDVDPLPYAERRIASGLRTEGAEGRPGVVHALHIDPEAALLEYLAMYYRLGRAGRALDRFGVVEFATTIAPGVRDVLLTGKVYEAVQRNSRNKGAIEYDAVVLDAPPTGRITNFLNVSEQVAGLAKMGPIKHQADTMMELFRSPRTALHFVTVLEEMPVQETADGIAQARAAGLPIGGVVVNLLRPRDLRVKDLTAARSRTLDRAGVAGDLAGAGVAADDGLVDALLDEAHDHAVRRGLEDAQRKLVKALGVPTYELSRLSQGVDLGGLYELAASLRAQGLA; encoded by the coding sequence GTGACTGACTGGCCCCACGTGCAGCTGCACGTGGTGACCGGCAAGGGCGGCACCGGCAAGTCCACCGTCGCCGCGTCCCTGGCCCTCGCACTGGCCTCGCACGGTCAGGACGTGCTGCTCTGCGAGGTCGAGGGCCGCCAGGGCATCGCCCGGATGTTCGACGTCGACCCGCTGCCGTACGCCGAGCGCCGCATCGCCAGCGGCCTGCGGACCGAGGGCGCCGAGGGGCGACCCGGCGTGGTGCACGCGCTGCACATCGACCCCGAGGCCGCGCTGCTGGAGTACCTCGCCATGTACTACCGCCTCGGTCGCGCCGGGCGGGCCCTGGACCGCTTCGGCGTCGTCGAGTTCGCCACCACCATCGCGCCGGGCGTGCGCGACGTGCTGCTGACCGGCAAGGTCTACGAGGCCGTGCAGCGCAACAGCCGCAACAAGGGCGCCATCGAGTACGACGCGGTCGTGCTCGACGCCCCGCCCACCGGCCGGATCACGAACTTCCTCAACGTCAGCGAGCAGGTCGCCGGGCTGGCCAAGATGGGCCCGATCAAGCACCAGGCCGACACCATGATGGAGCTGTTCCGCTCGCCGCGGACCGCCCTGCACTTCGTCACGGTGCTGGAGGAGATGCCGGTCCAGGAGACCGCCGACGGCATCGCCCAGGCGCGCGCCGCCGGGCTCCCGATCGGTGGCGTCGTCGTGAACCTGCTGCGCCCGCGCGACCTGCGGGTCAAGGACCTGACCGCGGCCCGGTCCCGCACCCTCGACCGGGCCGGCGTGGCCGGCGACCTGGCCGGCGCCGGGGTCGCGGCCGACGACGGCCTGGTGGACGCGCTGCTCGACGAGGCGCACGACCACGCCGTGCGCCGCGGCCTGGAGGACGCCCAGCGCAAGCTGGTCAAGGCGCTCGGCGTCCCGACGTACGAGCTGTCGCGGCTGAGCCAGGGCGTCGACCTCGGCGGGCTCTACGAGCTGGCCGCCTCGCTGCGCGCCCAGGGGCTGGCGTGA
- a CDS encoding IclR family transcriptional regulator → MDTPSDVVGRTGALLRAVAAAEPDGATTSGAARVAGLARPTAHRLLTALHAQGLVDRGPDGGWLLGPELYLLGTAAARRYDVTAVAQPFVRRLADRTQESAFFSVRRGEETVCLLREDGSFPIRSHVLHEGIRFPLGVASAGLAVLAYLPDREVADHLERADLAAAYGAQHGTGALLERVARTREDGWAVNPGLLVEGSWGLGAAVFDADERPLGALSLTGIEQRFGTERRRELGALLLREAHALTLALRRP, encoded by the coding sequence GTGGACACCCCCTCGGACGTGGTCGGCCGCACCGGCGCCCTCCTGCGCGCGGTGGCCGCCGCCGAGCCGGACGGGGCGACGACGTCCGGTGCGGCCCGCGTGGCCGGGCTGGCCCGGCCGACCGCCCACCGGCTGCTCACCGCCCTGCACGCCCAGGGCCTGGTCGACCGCGGCCCGGACGGCGGGTGGCTGCTCGGTCCCGAGCTCTACCTCCTCGGGACCGCGGCGGCCCGGCGCTACGACGTCACCGCCGTCGCGCAGCCGTTCGTGCGCCGGCTGGCCGACCGGACCCAGGAGAGCGCGTTCTTCTCGGTACGACGCGGCGAGGAGACCGTCTGCCTGCTGCGCGAGGACGGCAGCTTCCCGATCCGCTCGCACGTGCTGCACGAGGGCATCCGCTTCCCGCTCGGCGTGGCCTCGGCCGGGTTGGCCGTCCTGGCCTACCTGCCGGACCGCGAGGTCGCGGACCACCTCGAGCGCGCGGACCTCGCTGCGGCGTACGGCGCGCAGCACGGCACCGGGGCCCTGCTCGAGCGGGTGGCCCGCACCCGCGAGGACGGCTGGGCCGTCAACCCCGGACTGCTGGTCGAGGGCAGCTGGGGCCTCGGCGCCGCGGTGTTCGACGCCGACGAGCGACCCCTGGGTGCGCTCAGTCTGACCGGCATCGAGCAGCGCTTCGGCACCGAGCGCCGCCGCGAGCTCGGCGCGCTGCTGCTGCGCGAGGCGCACGCCCTGACGCTGGCCCTCCGCAGGCCCTAG
- a CDS encoding AsnC family protein has translation MCTECLEKFSAAFAAPENAQQQVIGWSDEDLTDAEMLARLPLIATTATQVDRYLRLWVGRIRERHISYAEIGKALGVSRQAAWERFSRVVTQGAGTKSGAAAAPRA, from the coding sequence ATGTGCACCGAGTGCCTGGAGAAGTTCTCCGCGGCGTTCGCCGCGCCCGAGAACGCGCAGCAGCAGGTGATCGGCTGGTCCGACGAGGACCTGACCGACGCCGAGATGCTGGCGCGGTTGCCGCTGATCGCCACCACGGCGACGCAGGTGGACCGCTACCTGCGCCTGTGGGTGGGACGGATCCGGGAGCGCCACATCAGCTACGCCGAGATCGGGAAGGCCCTCGGGGTCTCCCGGCAGGCCGCCTGGGAGCGGTTCAGCCGCGTGGTCACGCAGGGTGCCGGCACCAAGTCCGGTGCCGCCGCGGCTCCGCGCGCCTGA
- a CDS encoding aspartate-semialdehyde dehydrogenase, which produces MTRTFNVGVVGATGQVGVAMRQILEERGFPVGDVRFFASSRSAGTVLPFAGGEVTVEDAATADPSGLDIALFSAGASTSRALAPVFADAGVIVVDNSSAFRKDPAIPLVVSEVNPEAAADVIAAGRGIIANPNCTTMAAMPVLKALHDDAGLVRLIASTYQAVSGSGVAGVEELATQVAAAGDKARELAYDGEAVSFPEPQKYARTIAYNVLPMAGSIVDDGLGETDEEQKLRHESRKILGLPDLLVSGLCVRVPVFTGHSLAINAEFERPITPARARELLASAPGVELSDIPTPLQAAGRDPSYVGRIRQDPGVPDDRGLALFVSGDNLRKGAALNTVQIAELVVAAG; this is translated from the coding sequence ATGACCAGGACCTTCAACGTCGGCGTGGTCGGCGCGACCGGGCAGGTCGGCGTGGCCATGCGCCAGATCCTCGAGGAGCGCGGCTTCCCGGTCGGCGACGTCCGCTTCTTCGCCTCCTCGCGCTCGGCCGGCACGGTGCTGCCGTTCGCGGGCGGCGAGGTCACGGTCGAGGACGCCGCCACCGCCGACCCGAGCGGGCTGGACATCGCGCTCTTCTCCGCCGGCGCCTCGACCTCGCGCGCGCTCGCCCCGGTCTTCGCTGACGCCGGCGTCATCGTGGTCGACAACTCCTCGGCCTTCCGCAAGGACCCGGCCATCCCGCTCGTGGTCTCCGAGGTCAACCCCGAGGCCGCCGCCGACGTCATCGCCGCGGGGCGGGGCATCATCGCCAACCCCAACTGCACGACGATGGCGGCGATGCCGGTCCTCAAGGCGCTGCACGACGACGCCGGCCTGGTCCGCCTCATCGCCTCGACCTACCAGGCCGTCTCCGGCTCCGGCGTGGCCGGCGTCGAGGAGCTGGCCACCCAGGTCGCGGCCGCGGGCGACAAGGCGCGCGAGCTGGCCTACGACGGCGAGGCGGTCTCCTTCCCGGAGCCCCAGAAGTACGCCCGCACCATCGCCTACAACGTCCTGCCGATGGCGGGCTCGATCGTCGACGACGGGCTGGGCGAGACCGACGAGGAGCAGAAGCTGCGCCACGAGTCGCGCAAGATCCTCGGGCTCCCCGACCTCCTGGTCTCCGGCCTCTGCGTCCGCGTCCCGGTCTTCACCGGCCACTCGCTGGCCATCAACGCCGAGTTCGAGCGCCCGATCACGCCCGCGCGCGCCCGCGAGCTGCTGGCCTCCGCGCCCGGCGTCGAGCTCTCCGACATCCCCACGCCGCTGCAGGCGGCCGGCCGCGACCCGTCGTACGTCGGCCGGATCCGCCAGGACCCCGGCGTGCCCGACGACCGCGGGCTGGCGCTCTTCGTGTCCGGCGACAACCTGCGCAAGGGCGCCGCGCTCAACACCGTGCAGATCGCCGAGCTGGTCGTCGCGGCGGGCTGA
- a CDS encoding transglycosylase domain-containing protein — MPRHERLPAYRVLSHLLVMVAVAVVLGVVVAGLAIPFAGVAGLGARNVAKTMDSLPEELDTQDLSQRTTILDANGNRLASIYDENRITVPLKGISRTMVKALVAIEDYRFYQHGALDLKGTLRALVTNQANSGVVQGGSSITQQLVKLTLLDQAGNNKVKRAEATADTYARKLKELRYAIALEQTHSKDWILERYLNTAYFGDGAYGVQAAAKHYFNVNAKDLTLRQSALLAGLVKNPYGYDPTKFPDKALERRDVVLDRMAQLNVIGQDKADKNKDKDLGLDVQEVDNGCLNSRAPFFCDYVLAYLMQDEQLGATRRARLNLIKNGGLTIQTTIDMNAQADADAAVADHVGKKDPAIGALAIVEPGTGAVKALAQSRPMGNKSKQGETYVNFTIPKEYGGANGFQPGSTFKAFTLATAIDQGIPLTQAFNSPSPMTFDQADFANCPGEGTFGGPYVANNSTGTGTFNMYSGTRNSINTYFLQLEEMTGVCAPYELAKKMGVRLTDPKAERYPSFTLGIADASPLEMAEAYATFAARGLHCDSRPVTQITDSDGNVLKSYDPTCTQVMQQSTADAVSDVLRGVLQSGGFAAAQALGVPAAGKTGTTNEQKAVWFVGYTPHLAAAATIAGITPAGQPDTLVGKTIDGTYIYEASGSGFAAPIWGDALRPLTANGPYDDFVYPTGVEGVGVTSVPQPPPPRPGGRGGRGGGGRGGR, encoded by the coding sequence ATGCCCCGCCACGAGCGGCTCCCGGCGTACCGCGTGCTGTCCCACCTGCTGGTGATGGTCGCGGTGGCGGTCGTGCTCGGAGTGGTGGTGGCCGGGCTGGCCATCCCGTTCGCGGGCGTGGCCGGGCTCGGGGCGCGCAACGTCGCCAAGACCATGGACAGCCTGCCGGAGGAGCTCGACACCCAGGACCTCTCGCAGCGCACGACCATCCTGGACGCGAACGGCAACCGGCTGGCGTCGATCTACGACGAGAACCGGATCACCGTGCCCCTCAAGGGGATCTCGCGCACGATGGTCAAGGCGCTGGTGGCGATCGAGGACTACCGCTTCTACCAGCACGGCGCGCTCGACCTGAAGGGCACGCTGCGTGCGCTGGTCACCAACCAGGCCAACAGCGGCGTGGTGCAGGGTGGCTCGTCGATCACCCAGCAGCTGGTGAAGCTGACGCTGCTCGACCAGGCGGGCAACAACAAGGTCAAGCGGGCCGAGGCGACGGCCGACACCTACGCGCGCAAGCTCAAGGAGCTGCGCTACGCGATCGCGCTGGAGCAGACCCACTCCAAGGACTGGATCCTGGAGCGCTACCTCAACACGGCGTACTTCGGTGACGGCGCGTACGGCGTGCAGGCGGCGGCCAAGCACTACTTCAACGTCAACGCCAAGGACCTCACGCTGCGGCAGTCGGCGCTGCTGGCCGGGCTGGTGAAGAACCCCTATGGCTACGACCCGACCAAGTTCCCGGACAAGGCGCTCGAGCGCCGCGACGTGGTGCTGGACCGGATGGCCCAGCTCAACGTCATCGGCCAGGACAAGGCCGACAAGAACAAGGACAAGGACCTCGGCCTCGACGTCCAGGAGGTCGACAACGGCTGCCTGAACTCCCGCGCGCCGTTCTTCTGCGACTACGTGCTGGCCTACCTGATGCAGGACGAGCAGCTCGGCGCCACCCGGCGCGCGCGGCTCAACCTGATCAAGAACGGCGGGCTGACGATCCAGACCACGATCGACATGAACGCCCAGGCCGACGCCGACGCCGCGGTCGCCGACCACGTCGGCAAGAAGGACCCCGCGATCGGCGCGCTGGCGATCGTGGAGCCCGGCACCGGCGCGGTGAAGGCGCTGGCCCAGTCCCGCCCGATGGGCAACAAGTCCAAGCAGGGCGAGACCTACGTCAACTTCACCATCCCCAAGGAGTACGGCGGGGCCAACGGCTTCCAGCCCGGCTCGACGTTCAAGGCCTTCACCCTGGCCACCGCGATCGACCAGGGCATCCCGCTGACCCAGGCGTTCAACTCGCCCTCGCCGATGACCTTCGACCAGGCCGACTTCGCCAACTGCCCCGGCGAGGGCACCTTCGGCGGTCCCTACGTCGCCAACAACTCCACCGGCACCGGCACGTTCAACATGTACTCCGGGACCCGGAACTCCATCAACACCTACTTCCTCCAGCTCGAGGAGATGACCGGCGTCTGCGCGCCGTACGAGCTGGCCAAGAAGATGGGTGTGCGGCTGACCGACCCCAAGGCCGAGCGCTACCCCAGCTTCACCCTCGGCATCGCCGACGCCTCGCCGCTGGAGATGGCCGAGGCCTACGCGACGTTCGCCGCCCGCGGCCTGCACTGCGACTCGCGCCCGGTCACCCAGATCACCGACTCCGACGGCAACGTGCTCAAGAGCTATGACCCGACCTGCACCCAGGTGATGCAGCAGAGCACCGCCGACGCGGTCAGCGACGTGCTGCGCGGCGTGCTGCAGTCCGGCGGCTTCGCGGCGGCCCAGGCCCTGGGCGTGCCGGCCGCCGGCAAGACCGGCACCACCAACGAGCAGAAGGCCGTCTGGTTCGTCGGCTACACCCCGCACCTGGCCGCGGCCGCCACCATCGCCGGCATCACGCCGGCCGGGCAGCCGGACACCCTCGTGGGCAAGACGATCGACGGCACCTACATCTACGAGGCCTCGGGCTCCGGCTTCGCTGCCCCCATCTGGGGCGACGCGCTGCGACCGCTGACCGCCAACGGTCCCTACGACGACTTCGTCTACCCGACCGGCGTCGAGGGCGTGGGCGTGACCTCGGTGCCGCAGCCCCCGCCGCCGAGGCCCGGCGGCCGCGGTGGCCGCGGCGGCGGCGGCCGGGGCGGGCGCTGA
- a CDS encoding metallophosphoesterase, which yields MGLWARLSAVTATGAAAGAGLTAYAVWEARQYTLRRVSVPLLPAGARPLRVLHLSDIHMTPGQRHKQDWLAGLATLRPDLVIDTGDNLAHAASVPVVRDALGPLLDVPGVFVFGSNDYFSPTFRNPLRYLLPDDGTRHTRVPQLPWRDLRRVFTDAGWLDLTNRRGELEVAGLRFAFAGVDDPHLRYDRLAEVQGPADAGADVRLGVAHAPYLRVLDQYAGDGYDAVIAGHTHGGQVCLPGGRALTTNCDLEPARARGLHRHPAGSRDGDPGSAWLHVSAGLGTSPYARIRVACRPEATMLTLTPRGR from the coding sequence GTGGGTCTCTGGGCGCGGTTGAGCGCAGTCACCGCGACCGGGGCGGCCGCGGGCGCCGGGCTCACGGCGTACGCCGTCTGGGAGGCCCGGCAGTACACCCTGCGCCGCGTGTCCGTGCCCCTGCTCCCCGCCGGCGCCAGACCCCTCCGGGTGCTGCACCTGAGCGACATCCACATGACACCCGGGCAGCGGCACAAGCAGGACTGGCTGGCCGGGCTGGCCACGCTGCGACCGGACCTGGTCATCGACACCGGGGACAACCTCGCGCACGCCGCGTCGGTGCCGGTGGTGCGGGACGCGCTGGGCCCGCTGCTCGACGTGCCCGGCGTCTTCGTCTTCGGCTCCAACGACTACTTCTCACCGACCTTCCGCAACCCGCTGCGCTACCTGCTGCCCGACGACGGCACGCGGCACACCCGCGTGCCCCAGCTGCCCTGGCGCGACCTGCGGCGGGTGTTCACCGACGCGGGCTGGCTCGACCTGACCAACCGCCGCGGCGAGCTCGAGGTGGCCGGCCTGCGGTTCGCCTTCGCCGGCGTCGACGACCCGCACCTGCGCTACGACCGGCTCGCCGAGGTCCAGGGCCCGGCCGACGCGGGCGCCGACGTCCGTCTCGGGGTCGCGCACGCGCCGTACCTCCGGGTGCTCGACCAGTACGCCGGCGACGGCTACGACGCGGTCATCGCCGGCCACACCCACGGCGGCCAGGTCTGCCTGCCCGGCGGTCGCGCGCTGACCACCAACTGCGACCTCGAGCCGGCCCGGGCCCGGGGCCTGCACCGTCACCCGGCGGGCTCGCGTGACGGCGACCCCGGCTCGGCCTGGCTGCACGTCTCGGCCGGGCTCGGCACCTCGCCGTACGCCCGGATCCGCGTGGCCTGCCGCCCCGAGGCCACGATGCTGACCCTGACCCCGCGCGGGCGCTGA
- a CDS encoding DUF5063 domain-containing protein, which produces MNDEQPIGGDAEDFAQSMADSFSSFLLALREIAREGDAGTAIPLLLLEISQISLAGARLGVQQDFAPREEYQPDVGPEADLDQLRLRLAAMLDNVDTYSYVFDPYVPEVVESQLSDDLTSIASDLETGLRHYRSGDVAEALWWWQFSYVSSWGNLAGTALNALLSVLAHDRLDQDFATDAEDLAAAEEMLER; this is translated from the coding sequence GTGAACGACGAGCAGCCGATCGGCGGCGACGCCGAGGACTTCGCCCAGAGCATGGCGGACTCCTTCTCCAGCTTCCTGCTCGCCCTGCGCGAGATCGCCCGGGAGGGCGACGCCGGGACCGCCATCCCGCTGCTGCTGCTCGAGATCAGCCAGATCTCGCTGGCCGGCGCGCGGCTCGGCGTACAGCAGGACTTCGCGCCGCGCGAGGAGTACCAACCCGACGTGGGGCCCGAGGCCGACCTCGACCAGCTGCGCCTGCGGCTCGCCGCGATGCTCGACAACGTCGACACCTACAGCTACGTCTTCGACCCCTACGTGCCCGAGGTGGTCGAGAGCCAGCTCTCCGACGACCTGACGAGCATCGCCAGCGACCTCGAGACCGGCCTGCGCCACTACCGCAGCGGCGACGTGGCCGAGGCGCTGTGGTGGTGGCAGTTCTCCTACGTGTCCTCGTGGGGCAACCTGGCCGGCACGGCGCTCAACGCCCTGCTCTCCGTCCTGGCCCACGACCGGCTCGACCAGGACTTCGCCACCGACGCCGAGGACCTCGCGGCGGCCGAGGAGATGCTCGAGCGCTGA
- a CDS encoding WhiB family transcriptional regulator produces MWIEDWTPSAACRKVTPDELFVRGAEQNKAKQLCTGCPVRTECLAEALDNQIEWGVWGGMTERERRALLRRRPTASWRSVLEAARVKAETDHQVSA; encoded by the coding sequence ATGTGGATCGAGGACTGGACCCCCAGTGCGGCGTGCCGGAAGGTGACGCCCGACGAGCTCTTCGTCCGTGGTGCCGAGCAGAACAAGGCCAAGCAGCTGTGCACCGGCTGCCCGGTGCGCACCGAGTGCCTTGCCGAGGCCCTCGACAACCAGATCGAGTGGGGCGTGTGGGGCGGCATGACCGAGCGTGAGCGCCGCGCGCTGCTCCGCCGCCGGCCGACCGCCTCCTGGCGCTCCGTGCTCGAGGCCGCCCGCGTCAAGGCGGAGACCGACCACCAGGTCTCGGCCTGA
- a CDS encoding aspartate kinase → MGIVVQKYGGSSVADAEGIKRVAQRIVGTRKAGHDVVVVVSAMGDTTDELRDLAEKVTPLPPPRELDMLLTAGERISMALVAMAIAQLGHKAQSFTGSQAGVITDSAHGKAKIIDITPGRIEAAIRDGAIAIVAGFQGVSQDTKDITTLGRGASDTTAVALAAALGAEVCEIYSDVDGVFTADPRIVPTARKLDRVSTEEMLEMAASGAKILHLRCVEYARRHDMPVHVRSSFSQKEGTWIVPTPEGEEPVEQAIISGVAHDRSEAKITVIGVPDKVGEAARIFETLASVEVNLDMVVQNVSAAATGLTDISFTLPRADGTAAMSALAKIQDEVGYEKLSYNDQIGKVSLIGAGMRSHPGITAKFFSALASAGVNIEMISTSEIRISVIVDETQVDEAVRATHTAFDLDADEVEAVVYGGTGR, encoded by the coding sequence GTGGGAATCGTCGTCCAGAAGTACGGTGGCTCGTCCGTCGCTGATGCCGAGGGCATCAAGCGCGTGGCCCAGCGCATCGTCGGCACGCGCAAGGCCGGTCACGACGTCGTCGTGGTCGTCTCCGCGATGGGTGACACCACCGACGAGCTGCGCGACCTGGCGGAGAAGGTGACGCCGCTCCCGCCGCCGCGCGAGCTCGACATGCTGCTCACCGCCGGCGAGCGGATCTCGATGGCGCTGGTGGCCATGGCCATCGCCCAGCTGGGGCACAAGGCGCAGTCGTTCACCGGCTCCCAGGCCGGCGTCATCACCGACTCCGCGCACGGCAAGGCCAAGATCATCGACATCACGCCGGGCCGGATCGAGGCCGCGATCCGCGACGGCGCGATCGCCATCGTGGCCGGCTTCCAGGGCGTCTCGCAGGACACCAAGGACATCACCACGCTGGGCCGTGGCGCCTCCGACACCACCGCGGTGGCGCTGGCCGCCGCGCTGGGCGCCGAGGTCTGCGAGATCTACAGCGACGTCGACGGCGTCTTCACCGCCGACCCGCGCATCGTGCCGACAGCGCGCAAGCTCGACCGCGTCTCCACCGAGGAGATGCTCGAGATGGCCGCGTCCGGCGCCAAGATCCTGCACCTGCGCTGCGTGGAGTACGCGCGGCGCCACGACATGCCCGTGCACGTCCGCTCCTCCTTCTCCCAGAAGGAGGGCACCTGGATCGTGCCGACCCCCGAGGGAGAAGAGCCCGTGGAGCAAGCCATCATCTCCGGCGTCGCGCACGACCGCAGCGAGGCCAAGATCACCGTGATCGGCGTGCCGGACAAGGTCGGCGAGGCCGCCCGCATCTTCGAGACGCTGGCCTCGGTCGAGGTCAACCTCGACATGGTGGTGCAGAACGTCTCCGCCGCGGCGACCGGGCTCACCGACATCTCCTTCACCCTGCCCCGCGCGGACGGCACGGCCGCGATGTCGGCGCTGGCCAAGATCCAGGACGAGGTCGGCTACGAGAAGCTGAGCTACAACGACCAGATCGGCAAGGTCTCGCTCATCGGCGCCGGCATGCGTTCGCACCCGGGCATCACCGCGAAGTTCTTCTCCGCCTTGGCCTCGGCCGGGGTCAACATCGAGATGATCTCGACCTCGGAGATCCGGATCTCGGTCATCGTCGACGAGACCCAGGTCGACGAGGCCGTCCGCGCCACGCACACGGCGTTCGACCTGGACGCCGACGAGGTCGAGGCCGTGGTCTACGGGGGCACCGGCCGATGA
- a CDS encoding GatB/YqeY domain-containing protein yields MATLKDRLREDLTTSIKARDEIRSSTIRMVLTAITNAEVAGKQARELSDDEVVSVLSTEAKKRREAATAFDDGGRAAMADKERAEAAVIADYLPEQLTQEEIVALVTAAVEQTGAAGEGMKAMGKVMGVVQPQVKGRADGGVVAAEVRRQLG; encoded by the coding sequence ATGGCCACGCTCAAGGACCGGCTCCGCGAGGACCTCACCACCTCGATCAAGGCGCGCGACGAGATCCGCTCCTCCACGATCCGGATGGTGCTCACCGCGATCACCAACGCCGAGGTCGCGGGCAAGCAGGCCCGCGAGCTCAGCGACGACGAGGTCGTCTCGGTGCTGTCCACCGAGGCCAAGAAGCGACGCGAGGCCGCCACCGCCTTCGACGACGGGGGCCGCGCGGCGATGGCCGACAAGGAGCGCGCGGAGGCCGCCGTGATCGCGGACTACCTGCCCGAGCAGCTGACGCAGGAGGAGATCGTCGCGCTGGTCACCGCCGCCGTCGAGCAGACCGGCGCGGCCGGTGAGGGCATGAAGGCGATGGGCAAGGTGATGGGCGTCGTCCAGCCGCAGGTCAAGGGACGCGCGGACGGCGGCGTGGTGGCCGCGGAGGTCCGCCGCCAGCTGGGCTGA